In Novipirellula galeiformis, one DNA window encodes the following:
- a CDS encoding DUF6807 domain-containing protein: MPSRKTLSVCCFMIATLMFADSKGLLFAQSDATSIVECTETTEFIRVSVRGKPVLVYNKAVQEPPQGIDAIYRRSGYIHPLYSPSGRIVTGDFAPDHAHQHALFGAFVDTSFEGQPIDFWNQHKRTGGVSHDKVIEVQSGDEVGTFTVELLHQAYPVSDQAKPVLRERWTVQVYADTDPGFVLDIRSEITCIADSPLRVNQYHYGGMAIRGNNQWVTAESEKAIRQFVQAKESDPRLALPSLDVAKHQFLTSRGERRFAGNGSHVKWVDLFGRVDGKLCGVAMLSHKDNFRFPQAVRLHPSKPYFCFAPMVDGEFTIEPSETYTASYRYIAHDDSPNAESIEQAWLQFTR; encoded by the coding sequence ATGCCAAGTCGCAAGACGCTCTCGGTTTGCTGTTTCATGATCGCGACCCTGATGTTCGCGGATTCGAAGGGTCTCTTGTTCGCTCAATCCGATGCGACGTCGATTGTCGAGTGCACTGAAACGACCGAGTTCATCCGTGTCAGCGTGCGTGGCAAACCGGTGCTTGTCTACAACAAAGCGGTTCAAGAGCCACCGCAGGGCATCGACGCGATTTATCGGCGCAGCGGTTACATTCATCCGCTGTACTCGCCGAGCGGGCGGATCGTGACAGGGGATTTTGCCCCCGACCATGCTCATCAGCACGCCCTGTTCGGCGCGTTCGTGGACACGTCGTTCGAAGGCCAGCCAATTGATTTTTGGAACCAACACAAACGTACGGGAGGGGTGTCGCACGACAAGGTCATCGAGGTTCAAAGCGGGGATGAAGTCGGCACCTTCACGGTCGAGTTACTGCACCAAGCTTATCCCGTTTCCGATCAAGCCAAACCAGTGCTGCGAGAGCGATGGACGGTTCAGGTTTATGCGGATACCGACCCTGGATTCGTGCTCGATATTCGCTCCGAAATCACCTGTATCGCAGACTCGCCCCTCAGGGTGAATCAATACCATTACGGTGGGATGGCGATTCGTGGTAACAATCAATGGGTGACCGCGGAGAGCGAAAAAGCGATCCGACAATTCGTGCAGGCGAAAGAATCCGATCCTCGTTTGGCGTTGCCGAGCTTGGATGTCGCCAAACATCAATTTTTAACCAGCCGAGGAGAGCGGCGGTTTGCGGGGAACGGTTCACATGTGAAATGGGTCGATTTGTTCGGGCGTGTCGATGGCAAATTGTGCGGTGTTGCGATGCTCAGCCACAAAGACAATTTCCGTTTTCCTCAGGCGGTGCGTTTGCACCCCAGCAAACCCTATTTCTGTTTTGCGCCGATGGTGGATGGCGAGTTCACGATCGAACCGAGCGAAACCTATACCGCATCGTATCGCTACATCGCTCATGATGATTCGCCCAATGCGGAATCGATCGAACAAGCGTGGCTTCAGTTCACACGATGA
- a CDS encoding DMT family transporter, which produces MHLLLPLLASILFVFGLIFVKRSGEAGAGPITVMFVSNLFTSIAFSFLWLLGGTLQAWAMFWQPAVIAALFMMGLAFTLLSVGRGDVSVAAPIFGVKVVLVAMLLTFVGGETLPKSVWYAAALAALGIALIQWTGRGHFHHIVMTIVFALAAATCFATFDFLVQTWSPAWGPGRFLPVVFWILGLVSLGLAPWVEWSKLKDSQLLANLLPGATFVALQALCITVAVAAFGDAARINVVYALRGLWGVALAWAVAKTWGGAEADHGHQTMVTRMVGAGLLTVAVILVIFARH; this is translated from the coding sequence ATGCATTTACTTTTGCCACTGCTCGCCAGCATCCTGTTTGTCTTTGGGTTGATCTTTGTGAAAAGATCTGGCGAAGCCGGAGCGGGACCGATCACGGTCATGTTTGTATCGAACTTGTTCACTTCGATCGCATTTTCGTTCCTTTGGCTGCTGGGAGGAACGCTTCAAGCGTGGGCGATGTTTTGGCAGCCTGCGGTCATTGCTGCCCTGTTTATGATGGGGTTGGCGTTCACCTTGCTCTCAGTCGGGCGTGGGGATGTGTCCGTTGCCGCGCCGATTTTCGGCGTCAAGGTTGTCTTGGTGGCCATGCTTTTGACATTTGTCGGTGGTGAGACGCTGCCCAAATCGGTGTGGTATGCCGCTGCGCTTGCCGCCTTGGGGATTGCGTTGATCCAGTGGACCGGGCGTGGTCACTTCCACCATATCGTGATGACAATTGTGTTCGCCCTCGCTGCGGCGACGTGTTTCGCCACGTTTGACTTCTTGGTGCAAACGTGGTCGCCGGCCTGGGGGCCGGGGCGATTTCTTCCCGTCGTTTTCTGGATCCTTGGTTTGGTCTCGTTGGGACTTGCTCCGTGGGTCGAGTGGTCCAAGTTAAAGGACTCGCAACTCCTCGCGAATCTTTTGCCTGGGGCGACATTCGTGGCTCTGCAAGCCCTTTGTATTACCGTTGCCGTGGCCGCGTTTGGAGACGCAGCACGTATCAATGTTGTCTACGCGCTGCGTGGCTTGTGGGGCGTCGCACTGGCTTGGGCCGTTGCGAAAACCTGGGGCGGTGCCGAAGCTGACCATGGTCACCAAACGATGGTCACGCGGATGGTGGGGGCGGGGCTGTTAACCGTTGCTGTTATTCTTGTCATCTTCGCTCGCCATTAG